The following are encoded together in the Erwinia sp. E602 genome:
- a CDS encoding helix-turn-helix domain-containing protein, giving the protein MQALQHHLADTLKRERSQRGWSLTQAADATGVSKAMLGQIERGESSPTIATLWKIATGFNLSFSAFISAEAAPPDPANTALSAAQQAAAAQQTEGDPDPRPPHSGEGDQVSRPSRQNRASAVAPVEHPQRSHPTPVAYQQSDRGMQATLLFPFDPETGFELLVIELAAGALSESSAHEAGMIEHVIVLEGELEICLDGEWQRLACGEGVRFRADRPHAYRNPGAQPVRFHDVIHYSDRQ; this is encoded by the coding sequence ATGCAGGCGCTGCAACACCATCTTGCCGACACCCTGAAGCGTGAACGCAGCCAGCGCGGCTGGAGCCTGACCCAGGCCGCCGACGCCACCGGCGTCAGCAAGGCGATGCTCGGCCAGATCGAGCGCGGTGAGTCCAGCCCGACCATCGCCACGCTGTGGAAGATTGCTACCGGCTTTAACCTCTCCTTCTCGGCGTTTATCAGCGCAGAGGCTGCGCCGCCGGATCCCGCCAATACGGCGCTATCCGCAGCGCAACAGGCCGCTGCGGCTCAACAGACAGAGGGTGATCCCGATCCTCGTCCGCCGCATTCTGGCGAGGGTGATCAGGTTTCCCGCCCATCCCGTCAAAACCGCGCCTCAGCCGTCGCGCCCGTTGAGCACCCCCAGCGCAGTCACCCGACCCCGGTCGCCTATCAGCAGTCCGATCGCGGTATGCAGGCCACGCTGCTGTTTCCCTTCGATCCCGAAACCGGCTTTGAGCTGCTGGTGATTGAGCTGGCCGCCGGGGCGCTGAGTGAATCCAGCGCCCACGAAGCCGGCATGATCGAGCACGTGATTGTGCTGGAGGGCGAGCTGGAAATCTGCCTCGACGGCGAGTGGCAGCGGCTGGCCTGCGGCGAAGGCGTTCGCTTCCGCGCCGATCGGCCACATGCTTACCGCAATCCTGGGGCGCAGCCGGTGAGGTTTCATGATGTGATCCATTACTCAGACAGACAGTAA